Proteins encoded together in one Impatiens glandulifera chromosome 1, dImpGla2.1, whole genome shotgun sequence window:
- the LOC124920566 gene encoding F-box protein PP2-B11-like codes for MDLLNKLPENCIAKVISLTSPEDACRISVMGSIFRSAADSDSVWEAFMPSGYRDIIARAAAAPPTSFSSTRDLFFHLADKPLIIDNGTKSFSLEKRTGRKCYMLASRDLSITWSNSPMYWRFRSLPESRFPEVAELIDVCWLEINGKLSTEVLSRNTLYGVYLVFNLTSEAYGMDFDESVEVSCGIMGGAAASETQTVILDRRRRRSSSSSGVGNEPKVRKDGWLEIKMGEYFSLDGEDDDGDLVMSLKEVKRLYWKSGLIVEGIEVRPE; via the exons ATGGATTTGTTGAACAAACTGCCAGAAAATTGCATAGCGAAAGTGATCTCCCTTACGAGTCCCGAAGATGCCTGCAGGATTTCTGTAATGGGGTCCATCTTCAGATCGGCGGCCGATTCCGACTCTGTTTGGGAGGCGTTTATGCCGTCTGGTTACAGGGACATAATCGCTCGAGCAGCTGCTGCTCCTCCAACGTCCTTCTCCTCCACCAGGGACCTGTTTTTCCACCTTGCCGATAAACCTCTTATAATCGACAACGGAACTAAG agctTTTCATTGGAAAAACGAACTGGGCGGAAGTGTTACATGTTGGCTAGTAGAGACCTCAGCATTACATGGAGTAATTCCCCCATGTACTGGAGATTTAGATCTCTACCCGAATCCAG ATTCCCTGAGGTGGCAGAGCTGATCGACGTCTGTTGGCTTGAAATTAATGGAAAGCTAAGTACGGAGGTTCTGTCTCGAAACACTTTGTATGGGGTTTACCTGGTATTCAATCTGACATCTGAAGCATATGGTATGGATTTTGATGAATCGGTGGAAGTTTCATGTGGGATAATGGGAGGAGCTGCTGCATCCGAAACTCAAACTGTTATTCTCGACCGTAGGAGAAGGAGAAGTAGCAGCAGCAGCGGAGTAGGGAATGAGCCAAAGGTGAGAAAAGATGGGTGGTTGGAGATAAAGATGGGAGAGTATTTCAGTCTGGATGGAGAAGACGATGACGGTGATCTCGTAATGAGTTTGAAGGAGGTGAAAAGACTCTACTGGAAGAGCGGCCTTATTGTGGAGGGCATTGAGGTCCGTCCAGAATGA
- the LOC124920567 gene encoding PRA1 family protein D-like, whose product MAAASTPAGGYTNIPPMSNPLHQLPTDFSSRAAQIHHSFASALRPWREFLDINVISPPISLSEATFRVRKNLHYFRLNYTLLSLLVLFLSLLFHPISLIVFLITFAAWLHFYFYRDEPVTIFDHQIHDLAVLIVLSLVTIIALMWTGVWLNVLVSVLIAGGLICFHGAMRFTDDFDEASPYGSLLDSPRGSYSQV is encoded by the coding sequence ATGGCTGCTGCTTCCACACCGGCCGGCGGCTATACCAACATCCCGCCGATGAGCAATCCATTACATCAGCTACCCACCGACTTCTCTTCCCGCGCCGCTCAAATCCACCACTCCTTCGCCTCCGCACTCCGCCCATGGCGAGAATTCCTCGACATCAACGTAATCAGCCCTCCAATCTCTTTATCGGAAGCCACCTTCCGCGTCCGCAAGAATCTCCACTACTTCCGCTTGAATTACACGCTCCTCTCTCTTCTCGTCCTCTTCCTCAGCCTCCTCTTTCATCCGATCTCACTCATCGTCTTCTTGATAACCTTCGCCGCCTGGCTCCATTTCTATTTCTATCGGGACGAGCCTGTGACGATTTTCGACCATCAGATTCACGATCTGGCGGTGCTGATTGTTTTGAGCTTGGTGACTATCATTGCCCTAATGTGGACCGGAGTTTGGCTTAACGTGTTGGTTTCGGTACTGATTGCCGGTGGATTGATCTGTTTTCACGGTGCGATGAGGTTTACGGATGATTTCGATGAAGCCTCGCCTTATGGATCTCTGCTTGATAGTCCTCGAGGGTCTTATTCTCAGGTTTGA